The Streptomyces sp. Mut1 genome window below encodes:
- a CDS encoding cytochrome P450 has translation MSFAPAELLSDSFATDPHPVYHRMRGAAPVLWHEPTAGWYVTGHREVGALLREPTLSARPGDGFTDRLTGTDRAAGDRVEDFFDRWMVFSDAPAHTRLRTAASAMCAPRAAETWRDAASRDANTLLADLDLNTADFAHDFALPLATAVTCDFLGVPADDREQLGVWSDALMAYLAAQWAEPATTRQADRALAELRAYLTARTAARPRDAPSPCLDMLAAVGPDNAPALFAQLLTGGIEPVAACLATAIAETAAGPGPVLEADTADLVEEALRFDAPFHIVPRTATAELEVAGSRLRPGDRVVLVIAAANRDPLVHRDPDRFTPGRPAAGRHLAFGAGQHYCLGAPLARTVLTAGLEAVRQRLRSAAVRGVTAEREPRVGATVWRRVALMA, from the coding sequence ATGAGTTTCGCCCCGGCCGAGCTGCTCTCCGACTCCTTCGCCACCGACCCCCACCCCGTCTACCACCGGATGCGCGGGGCCGCCCCGGTCCTCTGGCACGAGCCGACCGCCGGCTGGTACGTCACCGGCCACCGCGAGGTGGGGGCACTGCTGCGGGAACCCACCCTGTCCGCACGGCCGGGCGACGGATTCACCGACCGGCTGACCGGCACCGACCGGGCGGCGGGCGACCGGGTGGAGGACTTCTTCGACCGGTGGATGGTGTTCTCCGACGCACCGGCCCACACCCGGCTGCGCACCGCGGCGTCGGCCATGTGCGCGCCCAGGGCCGCGGAGACATGGCGCGACGCGGCGAGCCGCGACGCGAACACCCTGCTCGCGGACCTGGACCTGAACACCGCAGACTTCGCCCACGACTTCGCGCTCCCGCTGGCGACGGCCGTGACCTGCGACTTCCTCGGCGTACCGGCGGACGACCGGGAACAGCTCGGCGTGTGGTCGGACGCCCTCATGGCGTACCTCGCCGCCCAGTGGGCCGAACCCGCTACGACACGGCAGGCCGACCGCGCCCTCGCGGAGCTGCGCGCCTACCTCACCGCCCGGACGGCGGCCCGCCCCCGCGACGCCCCCTCGCCCTGCCTGGACATGCTGGCGGCCGTGGGCCCCGACAACGCCCCCGCCCTCTTCGCCCAGCTGCTCACCGGCGGCATCGAACCGGTCGCCGCCTGCCTGGCGACGGCGATCGCCGAGACGGCGGCCGGCCCCGGCCCCGTCCTGGAGGCGGACACCGCGGACCTGGTCGAGGAGGCACTGCGCTTCGACGCGCCGTTCCACATCGTGCCCAGGACCGCCACCGCGGAACTGGAGGTGGCGGGCAGCCGTCTGCGTCCCGGCGACCGGGTCGTCCTGGTGATCGCCGCCGCCAACCGCGACCCGCTCGTCCACCGGGACCCGGACCGCTTCACGCCCGGCCGCCCGGCGGCCGGGCGGCACCTCGCGTTCGGCGCGGGGCAGCACTACTGCCTCGGGGCGCCCCTGGCCAGGACCGTTCTGACGGCGGGCCTGGAAGCCGTACGGCAGCGCCTGCGTTCGGCCGCCGTACGCGGAGTGACCGCGGAACGCGAGCCACGCGTCGGCGCGACCGTCTGGCGCCGCGTGGCGCTCATGGCCTGA
- a CDS encoding condensation domain-containing protein encodes MSTRVPCTPYQWMQLLGTRLSSDPYSGFLGRALDLGPGLSVADGRLIAERLLRRHAALRVRFLDEEGHIAQDVRPWSALPAGLSVPDPLPGPPVAAVPELPLQTVFPEPPDPFGDRPAQARLVTDTAGHLWLCLLVHHAQVDAHSMGRLVASAAEEAAAVATTPGPAPAPAAESTATEAYTTAVRALNARSAEDCAGAAEYWREQYGHHTRFADMSAPGPAPRGPARAALSADDVRALMDAGRRLNATPTMLAHTALVALAHRHLPDSVVPVGVPMSLRDLDGVGFDDVGLCINVLPAVVPVPEGASLTGLLAAVRRKIVELQEFKYLPLWRTIELSGLRRSDLAHRQTTMFAVTLAVHIRRTDAVSETAATLVSAAPPVPGMHLDVSLAPGGGTVALAWRPDSPPLRPPDELLAEYVAVLRQLAADATAPVAALPAGPGAPPDFADRETVLAAVLNGVEEVTGAPADAERSFFDAGGNSMTVARLAALLRRKGLRLKVRDIFEQPVPEDLSAVLAERHAARTPA; translated from the coding sequence GTGAGCACCCGCGTCCCGTGCACCCCCTACCAGTGGATGCAACTGCTGGGCACCCGCCTCTCGTCCGACCCCTACAGCGGCTTCCTCGGCCGGGCACTGGACCTCGGACCCGGCTTGAGCGTCGCGGACGGACGCCTGATCGCGGAACGGCTGCTGCGCCGCCACGCCGCGCTGCGCGTCCGGTTCCTCGACGAGGAGGGGCACATCGCCCAGGACGTGCGGCCCTGGTCCGCGCTCCCCGCCGGGCTCTCGGTCCCGGACCCGCTGCCGGGACCGCCCGTCGCCGCGGTGCCCGAACTCCCGCTCCAGACCGTCTTCCCCGAGCCGCCCGACCCCTTCGGTGACCGCCCGGCCCAGGCCCGCCTGGTCACCGACACCGCGGGCCACCTCTGGCTCTGCCTGCTGGTGCACCACGCCCAGGTCGACGCCCACTCCATGGGACGGCTCGTCGCCTCGGCGGCCGAGGAGGCGGCCGCGGTGGCGACGACGCCCGGGCCGGCCCCCGCCCCGGCGGCCGAGAGCACGGCCACCGAGGCCTACACCACCGCGGTCCGCGCACTGAACGCCCGCAGCGCCGAGGACTGCGCGGGCGCCGCGGAGTACTGGCGCGAACAGTACGGCCACCACACCCGCTTCGCCGACATGTCGGCGCCGGGCCCGGCCCCCCGGGGCCCCGCCCGCGCCGCACTCTCCGCCGACGACGTCCGGGCCCTCATGGACGCGGGACGCCGGCTGAACGCCACACCGACGATGCTCGCGCACACGGCGCTGGTCGCGCTGGCCCACCGTCACCTGCCCGACTCCGTGGTGCCCGTGGGCGTACCGATGTCCCTCCGCGACCTGGACGGTGTCGGCTTCGACGACGTCGGGCTCTGCATCAACGTACTGCCCGCCGTCGTGCCCGTACCGGAAGGCGCCTCGCTCACCGGCCTGCTCGCCGCCGTGCGCCGCAAGATCGTCGAACTCCAGGAGTTCAAGTACCTCCCCCTCTGGCGCACCATCGAGCTCAGCGGGCTGCGCCGCTCCGACCTGGCACACCGGCAGACCACGATGTTCGCGGTCACCCTGGCGGTGCACATCCGCCGGACCGACGCGGTGAGCGAGACCGCCGCCACACTGGTCAGCGCGGCGCCGCCCGTCCCCGGGATGCACCTGGACGTCTCGCTCGCACCCGGCGGCGGCACCGTCGCGCTGGCCTGGCGGCCGGACAGCCCGCCCCTGCGCCCGCCGGACGAACTGCTGGCCGAGTACGTCGCGGTCCTCCGGCAGCTGGCAGCCGACGCCACCGCCCCCGTCGCCGCCCTCCCGGCCGGACCTGGCGCACCCCCCGACTTCGCCGACCGGGAGACCGTGCTGGCCGCCGTGCTCAACGGGGTCGAGGAGGTGACCGGCGCCCCGGCCGACGCGGAGCGCAGCTTCTTCGACGCCGGAGGCAACTCCATGACCGTCGCCCGCCTCGCCGCCCTGCTGCGCCGGAAGGGACTGCGCCTGAAAGTGCGCGACATCTTCGAGCAGCCCGTACCGGAAGACCTGTCGGCCGTGCTCGCCGAGCGCCACGCGGCCCGGACACCCGCATGA
- a CDS encoding B12-binding domain-containing radical SAM protein, translating into MVHPAAGVDVLLFNYTGYPDYTSYFLADNGLAYLAACLRAAGHRPVIRDYVTMDTAERLHDPALFVRVREMRDRVRAEILDAGAPDPRTVEQALALDADVDLLNRRVALEIADELVLEIQRRDVRMLAVKLWSQPALRDVRAILESVRARCPEVRIIAGGGHVDYFEGSVLTDIAALDAAAAGDGETALVGYADWVAGRLTELGEVPNLFHRRDGRVEATARRESLTFRTDSHTPLYGSDVYPAVHAPASKMLTIGFEDSRGCQFACGFCAHPLKSGGLRLRPVDSVLEELAALNRDHGFVNFAGSGSNTPYLHASRLYQGMQDRGLDLAVNFFQSLRDFRVHKADVLRSAHIPLLWVGIETADQDLLIGTYDKRRNMEKTKEICEFLNENRIGYIMSLIYPSLGEDEDSTRNTVEFVQQVGLGHVVIYPPLLQPRTPWMDDQHVTWLDRQEFLRISQYGLEETENKVLPPMLGSSALNGSVLLNGRTYSEIYCQNVRFRAELDRVCGGTRGHQRNIGFTDELAPFMRQLNRTFAQTDRSLANGDFASARKEMTRFNELATAGSVARTRVLATGWDAPADPVAAPSFQMRTGGPA; encoded by the coding sequence GTGGTCCACCCGGCAGCGGGCGTCGACGTCCTGCTCTTCAACTACACCGGCTACCCCGACTACACCAGCTACTTCCTGGCGGACAACGGCCTGGCCTACCTCGCCGCCTGTCTCCGCGCCGCCGGGCACCGCCCGGTCATCCGCGACTACGTGACCATGGACACCGCGGAACGCCTCCACGACCCCGCCCTCTTCGTCCGGGTCCGCGAGATGCGCGACCGGGTCCGCGCCGAGATCCTCGACGCGGGCGCCCCGGACCCCAGGACCGTGGAACAGGCCCTCGCCCTCGACGCCGACGTCGACCTCCTCAACCGCAGGGTTGCCCTGGAGATCGCCGACGAACTGGTTCTGGAGATCCAGCGCCGCGACGTGCGCATGCTCGCCGTCAAACTGTGGTCCCAGCCCGCCCTCAGGGACGTACGGGCGATTCTGGAGTCGGTCCGGGCCCGATGTCCCGAGGTCAGGATCATCGCCGGCGGCGGCCACGTGGACTACTTCGAAGGCAGCGTGCTCACCGACATCGCCGCGCTCGACGCGGCCGCCGCGGGGGACGGCGAAACGGCCCTCGTCGGATACGCGGACTGGGTGGCCGGCCGGCTGACGGAACTCGGCGAGGTACCCAACCTCTTCCACCGCCGCGACGGACGCGTCGAGGCCACCGCCCGCCGCGAGAGCCTCACCTTCCGGACGGACTCCCACACACCGCTGTACGGCTCCGACGTGTACCCCGCGGTACACGCCCCGGCCTCGAAGATGCTGACCATCGGCTTCGAGGACAGCAGGGGCTGCCAGTTCGCCTGCGGCTTCTGCGCGCACCCGCTCAAGAGCGGCGGGCTCAGGCTGCGCCCCGTGGACAGCGTGCTGGAGGAGCTGGCCGCGCTCAACCGCGACCACGGCTTCGTCAACTTCGCCGGCTCCGGCTCCAACACGCCGTACCTGCACGCCAGCCGCCTGTACCAGGGCATGCAGGACCGAGGGCTCGACCTGGCGGTCAACTTCTTCCAGTCGCTGCGCGACTTCCGGGTCCACAAGGCCGACGTCCTGCGCTCGGCGCACATCCCCCTCCTGTGGGTGGGCATCGAGACGGCCGACCAGGACCTGCTCATCGGGACGTACGACAAGCGCCGCAACATGGAGAAGACCAAGGAGATCTGCGAGTTCCTCAACGAGAACCGGATCGGCTACATCATGAGCCTGATCTACCCCTCGCTCGGCGAGGACGAGGACTCGACCCGCAACACGGTGGAGTTCGTCCAGCAGGTCGGGCTCGGACACGTCGTGATCTACCCCCCGCTCCTCCAGCCCCGCACCCCGTGGATGGACGACCAGCACGTCACCTGGCTGGACCGGCAGGAGTTCCTGCGGATCAGCCAGTACGGTCTGGAGGAGACCGAGAACAAGGTCCTGCCCCCGATGCTCGGCTCCTCGGCGCTGAACGGCTCGGTACTGCTCAACGGCCGCACCTACAGCGAGATCTACTGCCAGAACGTCCGCTTCCGCGCCGAACTCGACCGGGTCTGCGGCGGAACGCGCGGACACCAGCGCAACATCGGATTCACCGACGAACTCGCCCCCTTCATGCGCCAGCTGAACCGCACCTTCGCCCAGACCGACCGCAGCCTCGCCAACGGCGACTTCGCGTCGGCCCGCAAGGAGATGACCCGGTTCAACGAACTGGCCACGGCCGGCTCGGTGGCCCGCACCCGCGTGCTGGCCACCGGCTGGGACGCCCCGGCCGACCCCGTCGCCGCCCCCTCCTTCCAGATGCGCACCGGGGGACCCGCGTGA
- the alaS gene encoding alanine--tRNA ligase, which produces MHVSSESIRETFLSFFERNGHLRIDGASVRPRNDPTLLYVNSGMAPLKRYFTGAETPPAKDLCNIQSCIRTKDIDDVGDRHHLTFFEMMGSWSIGNYFKERAVELAFALLTEGFGLKPEQLYVTVFEGDKELGLPADEESARAWERVGMSRDRIVPQPAADNFWGPAGSSGPCGPCTEVFLDTGDAYGPAYVPGGEFDTTRRYIEIWNAGVFMQFDKGLDGTIRPLPFTSVDTGSGLERICLALNGLDSVYQSDLLSPVVNVAQEILGESGTPETRHLVIADHMRAAVKILADGVLPSNEGAGYIPRRLIRKSMTVALRQGADSFQFQPLADTIVDTLKDHHPGLLGRKDAVLAALDAECREFGTAVRRGLDRVSTLIESGGTVSGADAFRLFSTYGLPVEITRDLVAERGAAVSMEEYAAEYERHQRLSRGGERTDRRLRVDDVLPASLSGVPVTEFVGYERTEAEARVVGLFEEGALAEAVGEGGEADLIVDRSPFYAEGGGQVGDHGVLTGDDGLRGEILDTVRHSSGHHLHRVRVSTGELRAGASLRLEVDRESRRDTMANHSGTHLLNAALRTVLGDHVRQAGSLVDPRRLRFDFTHPKPMTAQELAAVEALVGEWILRDEERRVEVTSPETAKSAGALSLDGETYADEVRVVSFGDASKELCGGTHVPHTSFIGSFRITAEQSVASGVRRITAVTRGEAARYSLSQGTELAAVARLLHSSPAEVVTAAERVVKQAAAKKVRGGGDAHAEVTRSESGSGVKAAVVSGPQDVAGLRTAVQRVTEQESRATLGYGGETRLNVVLAVPGDSGRSASKLLKELLAGFGGNGGGNDRIAQGAVSGADGDALNRRFLELLG; this is translated from the coding sequence ATGCACGTCTCCAGCGAGTCCATCCGTGAGACCTTCCTGTCGTTCTTCGAACGCAATGGACATCTCCGCATCGACGGGGCCTCGGTCCGGCCCCGGAACGACCCCACGCTCCTGTACGTCAACTCGGGCATGGCGCCGCTCAAGCGGTATTTCACGGGTGCGGAGACACCGCCGGCCAAAGACCTCTGCAACATCCAGTCCTGCATCCGCACCAAGGACATCGACGACGTGGGGGACCGCCACCACCTCACCTTCTTCGAGATGATGGGCAGCTGGTCGATCGGGAACTACTTCAAGGAACGCGCGGTGGAGCTTGCCTTCGCCCTGCTGACCGAGGGGTTCGGGCTCAAGCCGGAGCAGCTCTACGTCACGGTGTTCGAGGGCGACAAGGAACTGGGACTCCCCGCCGACGAGGAGTCCGCCCGCGCCTGGGAACGGGTCGGAATGTCCCGCGACCGCATCGTGCCGCAGCCCGCCGCGGACAACTTCTGGGGCCCCGCCGGCAGTTCCGGCCCCTGCGGACCCTGCACCGAGGTCTTCCTCGACACCGGTGACGCCTACGGCCCGGCCTACGTACCCGGCGGAGAGTTCGACACCACGCGCCGCTACATCGAGATCTGGAACGCCGGCGTCTTCATGCAGTTCGACAAGGGCCTCGACGGAACGATCCGTCCGCTGCCCTTCACCAGCGTCGACACCGGCTCCGGCCTGGAACGCATCTGCCTGGCACTCAACGGCCTGGACAGCGTCTACCAGTCCGACCTGCTCAGCCCCGTGGTGAACGTCGCGCAGGAGATCCTCGGCGAGTCCGGCACCCCCGAGACCCGCCATCTCGTCATCGCCGACCACATGCGCGCCGCGGTCAAGATCCTCGCCGACGGCGTGCTGCCCAGCAACGAGGGCGCCGGCTACATCCCCCGCCGGCTCATCCGCAAATCCATGACGGTCGCCCTGCGCCAGGGCGCGGACAGCTTCCAGTTCCAGCCGCTGGCCGACACCATCGTGGACACCCTCAAGGACCACCACCCGGGCCTCCTCGGCCGCAAGGACGCCGTCCTGGCGGCGCTCGACGCCGAGTGCCGGGAGTTCGGCACAGCGGTCCGACGCGGACTGGACCGCGTCTCCACGCTCATCGAGAGCGGCGGCACGGTCTCCGGCGCCGACGCCTTCCGCCTCTTCTCGACCTACGGCCTGCCCGTGGAGATCACCCGCGACCTCGTCGCCGAGCGCGGCGCCGCCGTCTCCATGGAGGAGTACGCGGCCGAGTACGAGCGCCACCAGAGGCTCAGCCGCGGCGGCGAACGCACCGACCGCCGCCTCCGCGTGGACGACGTGCTGCCGGCCTCCCTGTCCGGCGTGCCCGTCACCGAGTTCGTCGGCTACGAGCGGACGGAGGCCGAAGCACGGGTCGTGGGCCTCTTCGAGGAAGGAGCCCTGGCCGAAGCGGTCGGCGAGGGCGGCGAGGCCGACCTCATCGTGGACCGCAGCCCCTTCTACGCCGAGGGCGGCGGGCAGGTCGGCGACCACGGCGTCCTCACCGGCGACGACGGACTGCGCGGCGAGATCCTCGACACCGTCCGGCACAGCAGCGGACACCACCTGCACCGGGTCAGGGTCAGCACGGGCGAGCTGCGCGCCGGCGCCTCGCTGCGCCTGGAGGTGGACCGGGAGAGCCGTCGCGACACCATGGCCAACCACAGCGGCACCCACCTCCTCAACGCCGCGCTGCGGACCGTCCTGGGCGACCATGTGCGCCAGGCGGGATCGCTGGTCGACCCCCGGCGGCTGCGCTTCGACTTCACCCACCCCAAGCCGATGACCGCCCAGGAACTCGCCGCCGTCGAGGCTCTGGTCGGCGAGTGGATCCTGCGCGACGAGGAACGGCGCGTCGAGGTCACCAGCCCCGAGACCGCGAAGAGCGCCGGAGCCCTCTCCCTGGACGGCGAGACCTACGCCGACGAGGTCCGGGTGGTGAGCTTCGGCGACGCCTCGAAGGAGCTGTGCGGCGGAACCCACGTCCCGCACACGTCCTTCATCGGCTCGTTCCGCATCACCGCCGAACAGAGCGTCGCCTCGGGCGTACGCCGCATCACCGCCGTCACCCGCGGGGAAGCCGCGCGCTACTCGCTGAGCCAGGGCACCGAACTGGCCGCCGTGGCCCGCCTCCTGCACAGCAGCCCCGCCGAGGTCGTCACCGCGGCCGAGCGTGTGGTGAAGCAGGCCGCAGCGAAGAAGGTCCGGGGCGGGGGAGACGCACACGCCGAAGTGACGCGCAGCGAGTCGGGCAGCGGGGTGAAGGCGGCCGTCGTGTCCGGCCCCCAGGACGTCGCCGGCCTGCGCACAGCCGTACAGCGGGTGACGGAGCAGGAGAGCCGGGCGACCCTGGGATACGGCGGGGAGACCCGGCTCAACGTGGTGCTCGCCGTGCCCGGTGACAGCGGCCGCAGCGCGTCGAAGCTGCTGAAGGAACTGCTCGCGGGGTTCGGCGGCAACGGCGGCGGCAACGACCGCATCGCCCAGGGCGCGGTCTCCGGCGCCGACGGCGACGCCCTGAACCGCCGCTTCCTGGAGCTGCTCGGCTGA
- a CDS encoding diaminopimelate decarboxylase family protein: MTAPKHAEPDWTGLSASLDRATDGCLMIEGERADRLAGRLGTPALVVLPARVRANVREITDAFARRLPRVRTYFALKSCYLEPVVSAVLEAGAGLEVMSPLELDIAQAMGVREADLLVNGFGHTQAFAKRAVDQEPALFTLDSFEDIETVSRAARASGTAVSVGLRVSLPATGPGMLDDDTKLGFTWQDGQFTRALARVEADPALRVTGLLAHQLSHCVSPAVFGAHLRNVADCLARTRRDTGIRFPVLDIGGGFESRLLLAARGVTADDFAVEAAAALAALPYPVTVYLEPGRYVAADAAVGLTRVVARKARTGADWLITDLGTNSLIPVPGARFPVIPVHGADGDRTPARIADRTCAPAVIDAHAALPAGADTLAVLNAGAYTVALSHIWGPELPRVVSLDHGADRTLTDADSYRRAFTHLYGYSALRPKTPAAPLS; this comes from the coding sequence GTGACCGCGCCGAAACACGCGGAACCGGACTGGACCGGCCTCAGCGCCTCACTGGACCGCGCAACCGACGGCTGCCTCATGATCGAGGGGGAGCGGGCCGACCGGCTCGCCGGCCGGCTGGGCACCCCGGCACTCGTCGTGCTCCCCGCGCGGGTCCGCGCCAACGTCCGGGAGATCACCGACGCCTTCGCCCGGCGGCTGCCGAGGGTGCGCACCTACTTCGCGCTCAAGTCCTGCTACCTGGAACCCGTGGTGTCCGCGGTCCTGGAGGCCGGCGCCGGCCTGGAGGTGATGAGCCCCCTGGAACTGGACATCGCGCAGGCGATGGGCGTACGCGAAGCCGACCTGCTGGTCAACGGGTTCGGCCACACCCAGGCCTTCGCGAAGCGCGCGGTCGACCAGGAACCCGCCCTGTTCACCCTCGACTCCTTCGAGGACATCGAAACCGTCTCCCGGGCCGCCCGCGCGTCCGGGACCGCGGTCTCCGTGGGCCTGCGCGTCTCCCTGCCGGCCACCGGCCCAGGCATGCTCGACGACGACACCAAACTCGGATTCACCTGGCAGGACGGCCAGTTCACACGCGCCCTGGCCCGGGTCGAAGCCGATCCCGCGCTCCGGGTCACCGGGCTGCTCGCCCACCAGCTCAGCCACTGCGTCTCCCCGGCGGTGTTCGGCGCCCACCTGCGCAACGTGGCCGACTGCCTGGCCAGGACGCGGCGGGACACCGGCATCAGGTTCCCGGTCCTGGACATCGGCGGCGGATTCGAGAGCAGGCTCCTCCTCGCCGCGCGGGGGGTCACCGCCGACGACTTCGCCGTGGAGGCCGCGGCCGCCCTCGCCGCGCTGCCCTACCCGGTGACCGTCTACCTCGAACCCGGCCGGTACGTCGCGGCCGACGCCGCCGTCGGCCTGACCCGCGTCGTCGCGAGGAAAGCGCGCACCGGAGCGGACTGGCTGATCACCGATCTGGGCACCAACTCCCTGATCCCGGTGCCGGGCGCGCGCTTTCCCGTGATCCCCGTGCACGGCGCGGACGGCGACCGGACGCCGGCCCGGATCGCCGACCGGACCTGCGCCCCCGCGGTGATCGACGCCCACGCGGCCCTGCCCGCCGGCGCCGACACGCTCGCCGTCCTCAACGCAGGCGCCTACACCGTCGCCCTCAGCCACATCTGGGGCCCTGAGCTGCCCCGGGTGGTGTCCCTGGACCACGGAGCCGACCGCACACTGACCGACGCGGACAGCTACCGCCGGGCCTTCACCCATCTTTACGGATACAGCGCACTCCGCCCCAAAACACCGGCAGCGCCCCTGAGTTAA
- a CDS encoding S66 family peptidase, whose protein sequence is MSTHTAPPLLLPFAPATGAAVGVLSPSSDEAGRFPRRRDRAVAQLEALGHPVRFGPHALDTGGHTAASAEDRVKDLHALFTDPGVGAVLTAIGGNNTNDMLDLVDYGLLAAHPKPLIGYSDATALLTAVWKHTGLVTVMGPQLLPQFGEPGGCLDYTRESWQRVLGGAAPGPLAHSTHWTDEFLAWDETDDRARALRPNPGPTILREGVAEGPLYGANLETLLRLAGTRHWPTTAGHLLLLETSPGITPSQLAAHLTQLRQTGALAGAAAVGFGRFAQTGPDDEALNEVLAEGLLGTGHGPVVRDLDIGHTDPMFCVPYGVRAGLTAQDGTCLLTLPDPATRPSPTPLTATSRERVPCPPTR, encoded by the coding sequence ATGAGCACCCACACCGCGCCACCCCTGCTGCTGCCCTTCGCACCGGCCACAGGCGCGGCCGTCGGGGTGCTCTCTCCCTCGTCCGACGAGGCCGGCCGCTTCCCCCGCCGCCGCGACCGGGCGGTCGCCCAACTGGAGGCGCTGGGACACCCCGTAAGGTTCGGCCCGCACGCACTGGACACCGGCGGCCACACCGCCGCATCCGCCGAGGACCGGGTGAAGGACCTGCATGCCCTGTTCACCGACCCCGGCGTCGGCGCCGTCCTGACCGCCATCGGCGGAAACAACACCAACGACATGCTCGACCTGGTCGACTACGGCCTTCTCGCCGCGCACCCCAAGCCACTGATCGGGTACAGCGACGCCACCGCCCTGCTCACCGCGGTCTGGAAACACACCGGCCTGGTCACCGTGATGGGACCACAACTCCTGCCACAGTTCGGCGAACCCGGCGGATGCCTGGACTACACCCGAGAATCCTGGCAGCGGGTCCTGGGCGGGGCGGCCCCGGGACCGCTCGCCCACTCCACCCACTGGACCGACGAGTTCCTCGCCTGGGACGAGACGGACGACCGGGCACGCGCCCTGCGGCCCAACCCGGGCCCCACCATCCTGCGTGAAGGCGTCGCCGAAGGCCCCCTGTACGGCGCGAACCTGGAGACCCTGCTGCGGCTCGCCGGAACCCGGCACTGGCCCACGACAGCCGGGCACCTGCTGCTCCTGGAGACCTCACCCGGCATCACCCCGTCCCAACTGGCGGCGCACCTGACCCAGCTGCGCCAGACCGGAGCGCTCGCCGGGGCCGCCGCCGTGGGCTTCGGCAGATTCGCACAGACGGGGCCGGATGACGAGGCACTGAACGAGGTGCTCGCCGAGGGACTGCTCGGGACCGGTCACGGCCCCGTCGTCCGGGACCTCGACATCGGCCACACCGACCCCATGTTCTGTGTCCCGTACGGCGTCCGGGCCGGACTCACCGCCCAGGACGGCACCTGCCTGCTCACCCTGCCGGACCCGGCCACGCGTCCGTCGCCCACCCCGTTGACCGCGACCAGCCGAGAGCGAGTCCCATGTCCCCCCACCCGATGA